The window CTGGCGCATGGATTTGAGTGCAGCCTCCCTGGCGGAGAGCTTTTCATCGCGCATCAGGCGCTCCACGTTTTCCACCACGACAATAGCATCATCAACCAACAGGCCAATAGCCAGAACCATCCCGAACATGGTCAGCGTGTTGATAGAAAAACCGGCCACCGTCAGCACCGCGAACACACCGAGCAGAACGACCGGAACGGTGATGGCCGAAATAAGTGTGGCGCGGAAGCTTTGCAAGAACAAGAACATTATCGCCACGACCAGGGCTATGGCCTCAAGAAGAGTGTGCACCACGGATTGTATGGATTTTTCCACAATGGGAGCCTTGTCGTCAGCATAGGCGAAGTTGAGCCCCGACGGAAAGAAAGCGGCAAGCGCTTTCAATTCGGCTTTGATGGCTTTGGTGGTTTCCAAGACGTTGGCCCCGGAGGAAAGTTTGAACGCCAATCCTGTTCCTGCGTGACCGTTGAAAAACGTGCCACCAGTGAAACTTTCTTCATTCAGCTCAATGCGGGCAACATCCTTGAGCAGCAGAACGGACCCGTTCTCTTCCACGCGTAGAAGTATTTGCTCAAACTCCTCCACGGTCTCCAGACTGGATGAGGCATTGATGGCGATGTTTATTTCCTGGCCTGGCGGGGCGGGCGATTCACCCACCTGCCCGCCTGCGACCTGAGCATTTTGTTCACGGGCAGCGGTCAGAACATCCTGGGGATTGAGTCCGTACTGTCGCATTTTGTCAGGATCGCACCAGATGCGCATTGCATTTTGAGAACCATAGAGAGTGACAGAACCCACTCCCTGAATCCGGCTTAATGGATCGACAAGGGAACTCGCCACAAAGTCACTGATGTCGCTGGCCCGCATCGTGTCATAAGCGTCATAAAAAGCAACGGTCATGAAAGAATTCTCAACGGCCTTGAATGCTTGAACTCCTTGCCGCTGTACCGCTTCAGGCAGCAGGGACATGGCTTGCTGTAACTTGTTCTGTACCTGAACCTGTGCAGTGTCTATATCCGTTCCGGCCGCGAAAGTGAGATTAATTTCCGAACCGCTGGAAGAGCCACTGGTGGAATTCATGTGCAGCAGGTTGTCCAGCCCCTTGAGTTGCTGCTCGATAACTTGTGTTACGCTCCGGTCAACGATGGACGCGGACGCGCCGGGATACTGCGCGGAAATAGATATTTGTGGCAGGGCTATGTCCGGATAATGGGCCACCGGAAGCCTGCTCAAGCCAAGCGCCCCGGCCAGCATGATGACAATAGCGATAACACAGGCAAAAATAGGACGGTTGATAAAGAACGCTGCCACGAGTTACCGCGCCTTCTTTTTAGATGTCATGGCGACGGCTTCGGTCGGAGCCTTCCGTGTGGGAACACCTTTAACAAGTTCGCCGGGAGCGGCCTTCTGGAGTCCCTCTACAATCAGAATATCACCGCTATTCAGGCCAGAGCTGACAATCCATCGGTTGCCGGACGCGCGTTCAAGTCGCACATCTCGACGCTCAACCCGGAAAAGGCCGTTCTCGGCATCATCACCGCGCAAAACGTAGACAGAGTGCCCGCCGGTGTTGTTCGCAAATGCAAGGCCTTGCGGAATCAGCACCGCATTGTCTACCGCGCCTTCCTCGATAATTGCCTTCACATACATTCCAGGCAAAAGCAGCCTATCCGGGTTGTTGAACACGGCTCGCAAGATGAGGCTTCCCGTGCTTTGGTCGACGGATATCTCCGAAAACAACAGATCACCTTGTATCCATTCAGGTTCTCCATCCGTCTGTACCCGTGTTATCGCGGTGTATGGCGAGCCGTCTTCAAGGGTGAGACGAACCTTAGTGGCGCTGCCGTTGGGAGCCATCCGGCCCTGGGCCATGGCGCGACGCAAGCGAATGGTATCCGTGCTGGATTGCGTTATATCCACATAGACGCGATCCGTCTGTTGGATGACGGCGAGAGCGGTAGGCTGATTTGCCGTAACTAAGGCGCCAACAGTCACGGACGAAGCCCCGATGTGTCCTGCCACCGGCGCTTTAATCTCTGTGTAGGCAAGATTGATGGCGGCGGATTCCAATTCAGCTTTAGCCCGAGCGACACGGGCGCGGGCCTGGCCGTGTTGAGAAATGGTGTTGTCCAGTTCTTGGCGGCTTAGGGCATTTTGGGAGATCAAAAGCCGCTGGCGTTTTTCCAGCAGGGCGATAGCCGCCACATTGGCTTGCGCCTCAACCAGAGATGCCTTGGCCATGGCATAGGCGGCCTTGTGAACGGCAGGATCGATACGGTACAAAACCTGCCCTTTTTTCACATCCGCACCCTCCTCAAAGAGGCGCTCAATGATGATGCCATCAACCTGAGGCCTGACTTCCGCCGTTACAAGCGCGGAAACCCGCCCAGGCAATGTGCTGGTCAGGGTAATCTTTTCTTCGCCGACGACTGAGTACAGCACCTCGTTAGGCTCGGCCTTGAGCTGTTTCGATGCATCGCAGCCCGCCACAAGCAAAATGCAACAAAACAGTATAAGCACCTGCCATCCTCGTCTCTTCTCGCTACCCAAAAACATTTAAGACACCTCTGTTTTATCCGACGTAAGCACATTCCGACTTGCTGCTTTCTCCATTGTGTGCAAGGCTAATGTATGCAGTAACTTTAGAGTCAACAAAAAAATAAATATGAAAAAACATCTACTTACAACTGGAGAGTTCGCAAAGTTGTGCGGAACTCAAAAGGGTACATTGCTGTTTTACGATAAGGAAGGGCTGCTGAAACCAAAGCACGTTTCCGAAAACGGCTATCGGTACTACGAGATAGAGCAGTATTTTGAATTCGACCTGCTCTCGATGCTCAAGGAAGTCGGCAGTTCGCTGAAAGAAATTAAAACGCATTTACGCCATATGGATGGCGAGAGTTTCTTGTCCTTCCTTGAGGAAAAGCAGGTTGCCGCCAAGAGGGAATTAAACAAGCTGAAACAGCGGACGCTTATGCTCGGGGACATGACCGAGTGCCTGCGCGAAGCCTTGAATTTCGACTATGACGTATTGATCGTGGAACAACAGGAAAAAGAACGTCTGGAGGTGACACCCACCGGAGCAACCCCATCCGAATCACGGTGGGAACTTGTCATGCGTTTTGTCGAGAGCAACGATGCATATAAAAAACAGGAGCAAAAACCTCGTTCTCCGTTCGGTTTCATTCTCGGCCTGGATGACGTGCGCCAGGGCAACTCCTTTGAATGCTATTCCTTCCACCGAGCGAGGCGTACAACGCCGCGTTCCCGGCTTCACGTCAAACCTGAAGGAAAATATGCCACCCTGGCTCATAAAGGAACGAATGAAACACACAGGCAGGCCCTTGCCGGAATGCTGGAGAAAATCGATTCCGCCGGTATGGTTATAAAGAGCGATATCTATGTCTACGACATGGTGAGCTATGTCGTTCAGGAAACCGGAGACTGCTACGCGCTGAAGTATTGTGTTCTGGTGGAATAGCGTGTGTGGGGTTCTCAGTTTTTCTTCAGAGACGGGCCGAGATATACAAAAGCAAAGAGGCCTGGAATGTAGCGGCCACCATACCGTGCTTAACGAAAGATTCTTTCGCTCATTCGTCATTCTCTTCAGGAAGTCGGTCGAACCTGGGCACATTCTCCAGCTCGGCGTCCCAATTGGCCTTGTTTGCGAGAAAAATATGGCCATCCGGCCTGATCGGGATGTCGCTGTCGAGGCTGCCCGCAGGAACGACAAGAAGTGCTCCATCCATTTGAATATTCGGAAGGGCCGAACCACAATGGCTGCAAAAGCTCTTGATATGTCCCGTTGAGTTGAAATTGAATGTCCGCACGCACTCTTCGCCGGACAACCATCTCAATGTGGCTGTGGAGGAAAACAGATTCGCAGCGTGGGAGGAGCCGGTGTCTTTACGGCATCGTTCGCAATGACAAAGAAAAAACCGCTCAAAATTTCCTTCTACTTCAAACGCAACCTTGCCGCACAGACATGCCCCTGCATATTTCATTATGCCTTCTCCCTCATGCACAGTGTATA of the Desulfovibrio inopinatus DSM 10711 genome contains:
- a CDS encoding efflux RND transporter periplasmic adaptor subunit, with amino-acid sequence MLILFCCILLVAGCDASKQLKAEPNEVLYSVVGEEKITLTSTLPGRVSALVTAEVRPQVDGIIIERLFEEGADVKKGQVLYRIDPAVHKAAYAMAKASLVEAQANVAAIALLEKRQRLLISQNALSRQELDNTISQHGQARARVARAKAELESAAINLAYTEIKAPVAGHIGASSVTVGALVTANQPTALAVIQQTDRVYVDITQSSTDTIRLRRAMAQGRMAPNGSATKVRLTLEDGSPYTAITRVQTDGEPEWIQGDLLFSEISVDQSTGSLILRAVFNNPDRLLLPGMYVKAIIEEGAVDNAVLIPQGLAFANNTGGHSVYVLRGDDAENGLFRVERRDVRLERASGNRWIVSSGLNSGDILIVEGLQKAAPGELVKGVPTRKAPTEAVAMTSKKKAR
- a CDS encoding MerR family transcriptional regulator, producing the protein MKKHLLTTGEFAKLCGTQKGTLLFYDKEGLLKPKHVSENGYRYYEIEQYFEFDLLSMLKEVGSSLKEIKTHLRHMDGESFLSFLEEKQVAAKRELNKLKQRTLMLGDMTECLREALNFDYDVLIVEQQEKERLEVTPTGATPSESRWELVMRFVESNDAYKKQEQKPRSPFGFILGLDDVRQGNSFECYSFHRARRTTPRSRLHVKPEGKYATLAHKGTNETHRQALAGMLEKIDSAGMVIKSDIYVYDMVSYVVQETGDCYALKYCVLVE
- a CDS encoding GFA family protein, whose product is MKYAGACLCGKVAFEVEGNFERFFLCHCERCRKDTGSSHAANLFSSTATLRWLSGEECVRTFNFNSTGHIKSFCSHCGSALPNIQMDGALLVVPAGSLDSDIPIRPDGHIFLANKANWDAELENVPRFDRLPEENDE